The sequence ACGTCGTAATCGGTGGAAGCCAGCAAGGCCGGCAAGCCATCGTACCGATCTATCTGTAAGGTGGTGCGGCCGAGATGAGTGCCACCCAATACGGCGACCCGAGGCAAGACAGGCATGATGCGAAGACACTCGATAAAGTGATATCAATTGGACATCATTCTAATCTCAGCCCCTGCCGGATGCCATTATTTCGTCATCACCGCGAATGCCACTCGTCAGAAGCCTCGAACGTCAATTGAATGACAGTGCGGTTACAGTCCGATAACAGCCCACGAACGAAACGTGTCCGGTCTTCGCGAAACGGTTCATCATGGCGATGACTGCGACTGGCCGGGCGTGGCGCACCGCCTGCTCGCGCGTTGACAGACCCGGGCATCTGCTCTAAATAAATTCGGCACTTGCCTGCCCCCCGGAGCATCCTCGTGCTTGCAGATGTCGCTTTTCTGAACCAGCCAGACCTCGAAATCGAGCGCCTCCAACCGCTGCTCGACCGCCAGCGTAGCGCCTTCCAGGCCGATCCCAGCCCGACCGAAGAGGACCGCCAGCAAGCGCTGGAGGCGCTGCACGATCTGTTGGCCAGTCATCAGCAAGCGCTCATGGAAGCCATCAGCGAAGATTTCGGCAACCGCTCGGCAGACGAGACACGCCTCGCCGAAATCATGCCCAGCCTGCATGGCATTCGGTACGCCAAACGCCGCCTGCGGCAATGGATGAAGCCGTCGCGGCGCAGCGTGGGTATTGCTTTCCAACCCGCCAGCGCCAAAGTGATCTACCAGCCACTCGGAGTGGTCGGCATCATCGTTCCGTGGAACTATCCGCTGTACCTGGCCATCGGCCCGCTGATCGGCGCACTGGCGGCCGGCAACCGGGTCATGCTGAAGATGAGCGAGTCCACTCCCGCGACCGGCCGATTGCTCAAAGCCCTGCTGGCGCAGATATTCCCGGAGGATCAAGTCGCGGTGGTGCTCGGCGAAGCGGACGTGGGGATCGCCTTTTCGAAGTTGCCGTTCGACCACCTTCTGTTCACCGGCAGTACCTGCGTCGGTCGGCAGGTAATGCGCGCTGCGGCGCAGAACCTGACGCCGGTAACCCTCGAACTGGGGGGCAAGTCGCCGGTCATCGTTTCACGTAACGTACCGTTGGATGACGCGGCGCAGCGCATCGCGTTCGGCAAGTCACTCAACGCCGGCCAGACCTGCGTCGCACCGGACTACGTACTGATGCCGCGCGATCGTGTGGAGGGCTTCGTCGAGGCCTATCGCCAGGCGGTGCGACGCTTCTACCCGCAGCTGGCGGACAACCCGGACTACACCAGCATCGTCAACCGGCGCCAGCACGCTCGCCTGCAAGGTTACCTGGACGATGCCCAAGCCAAGGGCGCGCGCCTGCTGCCGCTGTTCGAACAGGGCCAGGAGCGCCGCATGCCGCACTGCCTGCTGCTCGATGTGAACGACGACATGGACGTGATGAAGCACGAGATCTTCGGCCCGTTGCTGCCCATCGTGCCCTACGACGACATCGACCACGCCCTCGCCTATATCAATGCGCGCCCGCGCCCGTTGGCGCTTTACTACTTCGGCTACGACAGGGCCGAGCAGCGCGAAGTGCTGCGCCGCACCCACTCTGGCGGTGTCTGCCTCAACGACACGTTGCTTCATGTCGCCCAGGACGACCTTCCCTTTGGCGGCGTCGGGCCTTCGGGCATGGGCCACTACCATGGCCATGAGGGATTTCTCACGTTCAGCAAGGCCAAAGGTGTATTCATCAAGCAACGCATCAATGCCGCCCGGATGATCTATCCCCCTTATGGCAAGCTATGGCAGAAGCTGATCTACAAGCTGTTCGTGCGTTGAAGCCCTGTTGGCGACACCTGAAACGCTGCGCGCCCCGCAGCGCTGGCCAGCCCGCCAGGCACTTGGAAAGGGGCCGGCCAGTCGCGCGATGGGGTAGCGCTTTGATGCTTTACGCTGCCGTTACCGAGCCGCTACCATCCACCCCCCACGCCTGCGTCAGGACGCCGCAATGAATCGAGTGTTGTATCCGGGAACCTTCGATCCGATCACCATGGGCCACACCGACCTGGTCGAGCGCGCCTCACGCCTGTTCGATGAAGTGATCATTGCGGTCGCTGCCAGCCCTAACAAGAATCCGCTGTTTCCGCTTGAACAGCGCGTGGCGCTGGCCCAGGAAGTGACTGCGCACCTGCCCAACGTCAAAGTGCTGGGCTTCTCCACGCTGCTGGCGCACTTCGTCATCGAGCAGAAGGCCAACGTCCTGCTACGGGGCCTGCGTGCGGTGTCGGACTTCGAATACGAATTCCAGTTGGCCAACATGAATCGGCAACTGGCGCCAGACGTCGAAAGCCTGTTTCTGACCCCGTCGGAGAAATTCTCCTACATTTCCTCGACGCTGGTACGTGAGATCGCCCGACTCGACGGCGATGTCACCAAGTTCGTTCATCCTTCGGTGATGAAGGCGCTGGCCGAGCGCTTCGCCTCACGCTAACGCGTCCGAACACGCGCCTGGCGTGCATTGCCGACAGAGGGCGAGCACTGCCGCGTGCACCCGGCGAGCGGATGCGGCAAAATTGGCGCGTCGTTTTCTACCTGTGCTGCGGTCAATGCCGCAGCTGGAGCTAGCTGGATGTCCCTGATCATTACCGATGACTGCATCAACTGCGATGTGTGCGAGCCCGAGTGCCCGAACAGCGCGATTTCCCAAGGTGAGGAAATCTACGTCATCGATCCCAACCTCTGCACCGAATGCGTCGGCCACTATGACGAGCCCCAGTGCCAGCAAGTCTGTCCGGTGGACTGCATCCCGCTCGATGAAAGCAACGTCGAGAGCAAGGACGAGCTGATGCAGAAATACCTGATCATCACCGGCAAGGCCTGAATAAACGACGCCAGGCGGCATCCCGCCCGGTTCCCCACAAAGCTCGCTGCAACCGAGACCGCCGTTCGGCAGGCCTGCTTCAAGATCGTCGCGCAGAATCGATCGCACCTGCCGGGAGCGACGGACGCCTGCGCGAGCAGCTATACGATTGAACCTGAAACAGCGAAACGAGGGTCAGGCACCGGCCGCGCCCGGCAGGCAGGCCCCTCGGCGCAGGGCCGCTGCCCTCTCCCTGCGGACGATCAGTCCTGGCGGTTATAGCCGACGCGGGTGCAACCCAGGCAACGAGCGAACGCCGCCGCGCCAGGCTCGACCACCAACGCCTGGCCGGTTTCCTTGATACCGCCGCCCATGGCGCTGAACGGCAGGCTGACGACGAACAGGCCGGCACCGATTGCCGTCGCGGCGATCAGCAACGGACGGGCGATCAGCAGATCGCCGACGATGGAAAACGCCTTGGGTGCCTCGACGGTGTACATCGGGTCGCCGCTGGCATTCTGCTGCACCGATTGCGCCTGGGCCGGCATCGCCAGCAGACCGGTGGAGAGGGCCAAGACAACAGCAGTGGAGCGAAACAGTTTCATGGTGTGGTCCTTCAGCTGGGCGAAACGAGGCAGACGATTGTTGTGGCGGTCACTATAGCAGCGGCCGACCGTTGTTGATCGTGAACGCCGTCAATGCCTGCGCAGCGATCGCATCAACGCTGGCACCGTCGGCAGAACACGCTGGCGCGCTGACCCAGGCGAATTTCGCGCAATGTCGCACCGCAGCTCTTGCACAGATCGCCGCCGCGACCATAGACGAACAATTCCTGCTGAAAGTAGCCAGGCTTGCCGTCGCCCCCGACGAAGTCGCGCAGCGTCGTCCCGCCGCGCTCGATGGCGTAGGCGAGAATCCGCTTGATCTCGACGGCAAGCTTCAGATAGCGCGCCCGCGATACTGTGCCGGCGGCCCGC is a genomic window of Stutzerimonas stutzeri containing:
- a CDS encoding coniferyl aldehyde dehydrogenase, coding for MLADVAFLNQPDLEIERLQPLLDRQRSAFQADPSPTEEDRQQALEALHDLLASHQQALMEAISEDFGNRSADETRLAEIMPSLHGIRYAKRRLRQWMKPSRRSVGIAFQPASAKVIYQPLGVVGIIVPWNYPLYLAIGPLIGALAAGNRVMLKMSESTPATGRLLKALLAQIFPEDQVAVVLGEADVGIAFSKLPFDHLLFTGSTCVGRQVMRAAAQNLTPVTLELGGKSPVIVSRNVPLDDAAQRIAFGKSLNAGQTCVAPDYVLMPRDRVEGFVEAYRQAVRRFYPQLADNPDYTSIVNRRQHARLQGYLDDAQAKGARLLPLFEQGQERRMPHCLLLDVNDDMDVMKHEIFGPLLPIVPYDDIDHALAYINARPRPLALYYFGYDRAEQREVLRRTHSGGVCLNDTLLHVAQDDLPFGGVGPSGMGHYHGHEGFLTFSKAKGVFIKQRINAARMIYPPYGKLWQKLIYKLFVR
- the coaD gene encoding pantetheine-phosphate adenylyltransferase; its protein translation is MNRVLYPGTFDPITMGHTDLVERASRLFDEVIIAVAASPNKNPLFPLEQRVALAQEVTAHLPNVKVLGFSTLLAHFVIEQKANVLLRGLRAVSDFEYEFQLANMNRQLAPDVESLFLTPSEKFSYISSTLVREIARLDGDVTKFVHPSVMKALAERFASR
- a CDS encoding YfhL family 4Fe-4S dicluster ferredoxin translates to MSLIITDDCINCDVCEPECPNSAISQGEEIYVIDPNLCTECVGHYDEPQCQQVCPVDCIPLDESNVESKDELMQKYLIITGKA
- a CDS encoding multidrug transporter is translated as MKLFRSTAVVLALSTGLLAMPAQAQSVQQNASGDPMYTVEAPKAFSIVGDLLIARPLLIAATAIGAGLFVVSLPFSAMGGGIKETGQALVVEPGAAAFARCLGCTRVGYNRQD